A single Vanacampus margaritifer isolate UIUO_Vmar chromosome 14, RoL_Vmar_1.0, whole genome shotgun sequence DNA region contains:
- the tmem38b gene encoding trimeric intracellular cation channel type B has protein sequence MDSLDQLSHGLANLSMFPFFDMAHYVVSVMALREQPGALEVSRASPLACWFSAMLYCFGGAVLSGIMLAEPTVAPLSNGTGILLASILWYLVFYCPLDLVYGCAALPPLRLVLSGMKEVTRTWKVLGGVTQAHSKYEDGLLVMIAIGWARGAGGGLISNFEQLVRGVWKPETNELLKMSYPTKVSLIGAVLFALQQTDYLPLHTRHLMLIYTTFTVANKTRMMLTGSATSPFAPFESVLHKTLFAGFSPYAALTAAPTNDTAAAAPTKEPCKPPANGTSLQTKDKSAKKSD, from the exons ATGGATTCCTTGGACCAGCTATCTCACGGACTGGCCAACTTGTCCATGTTTCCCTTCTTTGATATGGCGCACTACGTCGTGTCCGTCATGGCTCTGAGGGAGCAGCCAG GAGCTCTGGAGGTTTCCCGCGCGAGCCCGTTGGCCTGCTGGTTTAGCGCCATGCTGTACTGCTTTGGCGGTGCCGTGCTGTCCGGCATCATGCTGGCCGAACCGACCGTGGCGCCGCTGTCCAACGGCACCGGCATCCTGCTCGCCTCCATCCTCTG GTACCTGGTGTTCTACTGCCCCCTGGACCTGGTGTACGGCTGCGCGGCCCTGCCCCCTTTGCGCTTAGTTCTGTCAGGAATGAAAGAAGTGACACGCACGTGGAAAGTGCTGGGCGGCGTGACGCAGGCGCACAGCAAGTACGAGGATGGACTGCTCGTCATGATCGCCATCGGCTGGGCCAGAG GAGCTGGAGGAGGTCTGATTAGTAACTTTGAGCAGCTTGTCCGCGGCGTGTGGAAACCGGAAACCAACGAGCTCCTCAAAATGTCCTA TCCAACCAAGGTGAGCCTGATTGGGGCGGTGCTGTTCGCTCTGCAGCAGACGGACTACCTGCCTCTCCACACACGCCACCTGATGCTCATCTACACCACATTCACTGTGGCCAACAAG ACGAGGATGATGCTGACGGGCTCGGCGACGTCGCCCTTCGCCCCCTTCGAGTCGGTGCTCCACAAGACGCTCTTCGCCGGCTTCTCCCCGTACGCCGCCCTCACAGCGGCGCCGACAAATGACACCGCCGCTGCCGCGCCGACCAAAGAGCCTTGCAAGCCTCCCGCCAACGGGACGAGCCTCCAGACCAAAGACAAGTCGGCGAAGAAGAGCGACTGA